From a single Microbacterium terrisoli genomic region:
- a CDS encoding holo-ACP synthase, producing MIVGTGVDLVDVPRFARTIARTPRLLTRLFAPGERPLAARSLAARYAAKEALIKALGSSDGVHWAEIEIVLDAEGKPGFALSGTTADVVSARGIGILHLTMSHDAGLAIAYVVAEAAEVGAAAAAAAAGTEGPRA from the coding sequence ATGATCGTGGGCACCGGCGTCGACCTGGTCGACGTCCCGCGATTCGCGCGCACCATCGCACGCACGCCCCGACTGCTCACGCGCCTGTTCGCGCCCGGGGAGCGCCCGCTCGCCGCTCGCTCGCTGGCCGCCCGCTACGCCGCGAAAGAAGCGCTGATCAAGGCGCTCGGCAGTTCTGACGGGGTGCACTGGGCAGAGATCGAAATCGTCTTGGATGCCGAGGGCAAACCGGGCTTCGCCCTGAGCGGGACGACGGCCGATGTGGTCTCGGCGAGAGGGATCGGCATCCTGCATCTGACGATGTCGCACGACGCGGGACTGGCGATCGCGTATGTGGTCGCGGAGGCGGCTGAGGTCGGGGCCGCCGCGGCCGCAGCCGCCGCCGGGACCGAAGGGCCGCGCGCATGA
- the alr gene encoding alanine racemase, producing the protein MSRLAPGVLREALIDTAAIADNVRQLRRLTGVEIIAVVKADAYGHGAVRSAAAALRGGAARLGVTDVAEALQLRRGGIDAPILAWLHAPGTSFDEAAAFGVELGISSMDQLQRAGAAASADRPVWVHLKLETGLGRNGIAPADAGAVFAEAARLERIGRLRVVGIFSHLSNASHDDDLAALARFHEGLSAAAAAGLQPQVRHIAATAAAIDLPQTRLDSVRLGIGIYGLSPFEDRTSADLGLRPAMTLRAAVAAVRRVPAGQGVSYGYTYRCERDTTLALVPIGYADGIPRQASNAGPVLIGGQRLRVAGRIAMDQFVVDVGDAPVAVGDEAIIFGDATLGAPAVEEWADAASTINYEIVSRIGPRVPRREVVE; encoded by the coding sequence ATGAGCCGGCTCGCACCCGGGGTGCTGCGCGAAGCGCTGATCGACACGGCCGCGATCGCCGACAACGTCCGGCAGCTGCGGCGGCTGACCGGGGTCGAGATCATCGCGGTCGTCAAGGCCGACGCCTACGGCCACGGCGCCGTGCGCTCTGCGGCTGCCGCCCTCCGCGGGGGAGCGGCCCGACTGGGGGTCACCGATGTCGCCGAGGCGCTGCAGCTGCGGCGCGGCGGCATCGACGCGCCGATCCTGGCGTGGCTGCACGCGCCGGGCACCTCGTTCGACGAGGCGGCCGCATTCGGTGTCGAACTCGGCATCTCGAGCATGGATCAGCTGCAGCGCGCGGGGGCTGCGGCATCCGCCGACCGACCCGTCTGGGTGCACCTGAAGCTCGAGACGGGCCTGGGCCGCAACGGCATCGCGCCCGCAGACGCCGGTGCGGTCTTCGCCGAAGCGGCGCGGCTCGAGCGCATCGGCCGCCTGCGCGTGGTCGGGATCTTCAGCCACCTCTCCAACGCCTCGCACGACGACGACCTGGCCGCACTCGCGCGGTTCCATGAGGGGCTGTCGGCCGCGGCGGCTGCGGGCCTGCAGCCGCAGGTGCGGCACATCGCCGCGACGGCGGCGGCGATCGACCTGCCGCAGACGCGGCTGGACAGTGTGCGGCTGGGCATCGGCATCTACGGCCTGTCGCCGTTCGAGGACCGCACGTCGGCAGATCTCGGATTGCGCCCCGCGATGACCCTGCGCGCGGCGGTCGCTGCCGTGCGACGCGTGCCGGCAGGACAGGGCGTCTCGTATGGCTACACCTACCGCTGCGAACGCGACACCACGCTCGCGCTGGTGCCGATCGGGTACGCCGACGGCATCCCGCGGCAGGCTTCCAACGCCGGGCCCGTCCTGATCGGCGGGCAGCGGTTGCGTGTGGCAGGCCGCATCGCGATGGACCAGTTCGTGGTCGATGTCGGCGATGCCCCCGTCGCGGTCGGCGACGAGGCGATCATCTTCGGCGATGCCACCCTCGGCGCTCCTGCCGTCGAGGAGTGGGCGGATGCGGCATCCACCATCAATTACGAGATCGTGTCGCGCATCGGCCCGCGCGTGCCGCGCCGTGAGGTCGTCGAGTGA